One genomic window of Ruminococcus gauvreauii includes the following:
- a CDS encoding YgiQ family radical SAM protein, with product MSVNFLPTTKQELEAAGISRPDFVYISGDAYIDHSSFGSAIITRLLESRGYSVGIISQPDWTKPESVQVFGEPRLAFLVSSGNMDSMVNHYTAAKKHRRTDAYSPGGKMGCRPDRAVIVYGNLIRRTYKHTPVILGGIEASLRRLGHYDYWSDRVKRSVLLDSGADMISYGMGEHSIIDIAEALDAGILVSEITYVPGTVYRTKDKNRLNGAVLLPSYETICRDKKSYAESFALQYRNTDPFTGDTLAEPYEGQGYIVQNPPAKPLTMQELDDIYDLPYANTYHPMYEKDGGVPAIDEVRFSLTSCRGCFGACNFCALTFHQGRIVQARSHESLEREAVSFTEDPGFKGYIHDVGGPTADFRQPSCRKQVDRGACKDRQCLFPSPCPNLNADHSDYTKLLRRLRQLPKVKKVFVRSGIRFDYVTADGNDEFIKELVGHHISGQLRVAPEHVSDAVLEYMGKPKHEVYEQFLRRYQFWNQRLKKQQYAVPYFMSSHPGCGLGDAVKLAEYIRDMGFMPEQVQDFYPTPSTVSTCMYYTGLDPRNMKPLYVPRSFHEKEMQRALMQYRLPQNRSLVEEALKKTGRTDLIGYDKKCLIRPSGRGASERQNPKRNTGKTPGRKTIRNVHKKKSGK from the coding sequence ATGTCTGTAAATTTTTTACCGACGACAAAACAGGAACTCGAGGCCGCGGGCATCAGCAGGCCCGATTTTGTTTATATTAGCGGCGATGCTTATATTGATCATTCTTCCTTTGGAAGCGCAATCATCACACGTCTGCTGGAAAGCAGGGGGTATTCTGTCGGGATCATTTCACAGCCGGACTGGACGAAGCCGGAGAGCGTACAGGTTTTCGGAGAACCGCGCCTTGCGTTTCTCGTCTCATCCGGGAATATGGACTCCATGGTGAACCACTATACGGCGGCAAAAAAACACAGGCGTACGGACGCGTATTCGCCCGGGGGAAAGATGGGATGCAGGCCGGACCGCGCGGTGATCGTCTACGGGAATCTAATCAGACGGACGTACAAACATACGCCGGTCATACTGGGGGGGATTGAGGCGAGTCTGCGCCGCCTCGGCCATTATGACTACTGGTCAGACCGGGTGAAGCGGTCTGTGCTCCTGGATTCCGGGGCGGATATGATATCCTACGGAATGGGAGAACACTCCATCATTGATATCGCGGAAGCACTCGATGCCGGTATTTTGGTTTCTGAGATTACTTATGTACCCGGGACTGTCTACCGGACGAAGGATAAGAACCGTTTAAACGGCGCGGTACTCCTGCCATCTTATGAGACCATCTGCAGGGATAAAAAAAGTTATGCAGAGAGCTTTGCGCTGCAGTACCGCAATACGGATCCATTTACCGGGGATACGCTGGCGGAACCGTATGAGGGACAGGGATATATCGTACAGAATCCGCCCGCAAAGCCGCTTACCATGCAGGAACTGGATGACATCTACGACCTGCCGTACGCGAATACGTACCATCCTATGTATGAGAAAGACGGGGGAGTTCCGGCGATCGACGAAGTGCGGTTCAGCCTGACGAGCTGCCGGGGATGCTTCGGAGCCTGTAATTTCTGTGCGCTGACGTTTCACCAGGGACGTATCGTGCAGGCGAGGAGTCATGAATCACTGGAGCGGGAGGCCGTATCTTTCACGGAAGACCCCGGATTTAAGGGATATATCCACGATGTGGGGGGACCGACGGCTGATTTCAGACAGCCATCGTGCCGGAAACAGGTGGATAGGGGAGCCTGTAAGGACAGACAGTGCCTGTTTCCCTCTCCGTGTCCAAACCTGAATGCCGATCACAGTGATTATACAAAACTGCTGCGCCGCCTGCGCCAGCTCCCGAAAGTAAAAAAGGTATTTGTCAGGTCCGGGATCCGCTTCGATTATGTGACTGCGGACGGCAATGATGAATTTATAAAGGAACTTGTCGGACACCATATCAGCGGGCAGCTGAGAGTAGCGCCGGAACACGTATCCGATGCTGTGCTGGAGTACATGGGGAAACCGAAGCATGAAGTGTATGAGCAGTTTCTGCGCAGATATCAGTTCTGGAACCAGCGGCTGAAGAAACAGCAGTATGCAGTCCCGTATTTCATGTCTTCACACCCGGGATGTGGTCTCGGCGACGCGGTGAAGCTGGCGGAATACATCCGGGATATGGGATTTATGCCGGAGCAGGTTCAGGATTTCTACCCGACACCGTCCACCGTTTCGACGTGTATGTATTATACGGGACTGGATCCCAGGAATATGAAACCGCTCTATGTACCGCGGTCGTTCCATGAAAAGGAGATGCAGCGCGCGCTTATGCAGTACCGTCTGCCGCAAAACCGGTCTCTTGTGGAGGAAGCACTGAAAAAAACGGGACGCACGGATCTGATCGGATACGATAAAAAATGTCTGATCCGGCCTTCGGGCAGAGGCGCGTCAGAGCGGCAGAACCCGAAGAGGAATACCGGGAAGACACCCGGGAGAAAAACGATACGAAACGTACATAAGAAGAAATCGGGGAAGTAA
- a CDS encoding DUF2935 domain-containing protein, with protein sequence MTDYITSSLELHLFFSRIMKEHALFLETGFQIKDRAMRNKAQWFRLQFEKLLREAVKISDGFIRKEVLCSEELVTGFTSSAEQKTSQLTGVAIDSRITALERQLHAYTGFQCSCGSEHRIRVINQKGLHLLDGLIAFKESILKQADQCSLYTANYPLLIQHIIREAKLYRRFLCELERTGTICQQSMREVEMFWNQIMMEHALFIRGLLDPSEAGLIETADEFAQEYAALLEEAGRKNCSTLKGLTEKTVEETIRYREFKEAGTNGIIRCEISSIILPLLADHVLREANHYLRILQE encoded by the coding sequence ATGACAGATTATATCACATCATCGCTAGAACTGCATTTGTTTTTCTCGAGAATCATGAAAGAGCACGCCCTGTTTTTAGAGACAGGGTTTCAAATAAAAGACAGGGCAATGCGGAATAAGGCACAGTGGTTCCGCCTGCAGTTTGAAAAATTACTGCGTGAGGCAGTCAAAATCAGTGATGGCTTTATTCGAAAAGAAGTATTGTGTTCAGAGGAACTGGTTACCGGCTTCACATCTTCTGCCGAACAGAAGACCAGCCAGCTGACCGGTGTTGCTATTGACAGCCGTATCACTGCTCTTGAACGGCAGCTGCATGCATATACAGGTTTTCAATGTTCGTGCGGATCAGAACACAGGATCAGGGTGATCAATCAAAAAGGGCTGCATCTGCTGGACGGTTTGATTGCATTCAAAGAGTCAATATTAAAACAGGCAGATCAATGCAGTCTGTATACCGCCAACTATCCGCTGCTGATACAGCATATTATCAGAGAGGCAAAATTATACCGCAGATTTCTATGTGAACTGGAAAGAACAGGAACCATCTGTCAGCAAAGTATGCGGGAAGTTGAAATGTTCTGGAATCAGATTATGATGGAGCATGCACTCTTCATCAGGGGGCTGCTCGATCCTTCAGAAGCCGGACTTATCGAAACAGCGGATGAATTTGCACAAGAATACGCCGCGTTGCTGGAAGAGGCCGGCAGAAAAAATTGCAGTACGCTGAAAGGACTTACCGAAAAAACAGTGGAAGAGACGATACGGTACCGTGAATTTAAAGAAGCCGGAACGAATGGCATTATCAGATGTGAGATTTCATCCATTATACTGCCGCTGCTTGCCGACCATGTTCTGCGGGAGGCGAACCACTATCTGAGAATTTTGCAGGAATAG
- a CDS encoding RluA family pseudouridine synthase: MQVLHISSKEAGQRLDKFLQKYMNQAPKSFIYKMLRKKNIVLNKKKADGSEKIIEDDEITLFLSDETIGKFTKHEIVAEQVPLAVVYENTHVLIMNKPAGMLSQKASADDISANEYMISYLIHSRQLSREDLRTFRPGVCNRLDRNTSGLLLAGKTVTGLQEMSRLLKERTIQKYYLCLVQGEVRNAEHISGYLHKNEKCNKVEIYQTPRPGASRIETAYEPLRSNGNVTLLKVELITGKTHQIRSHLAGCGHGIIGDAKYGDSVWNEKYRKKYGLRHQLLHAWKLCFPKMQEPFGDLSGRVAEAELPDLFKKILDEEHLKE, translated from the coding sequence ATGCAGGTTTTACACATATCATCAAAAGAGGCTGGCCAGAGACTGGACAAGTTTCTGCAGAAGTACATGAATCAGGCGCCGAAGAGTTTTATCTATAAAATGCTCCGGAAAAAGAACATCGTGCTGAATAAAAAGAAGGCGGACGGAAGCGAGAAGATCATCGAGGATGATGAAATCACACTGTTTCTGTCGGATGAGACGATCGGCAAATTTACGAAACATGAAATTGTGGCAGAACAGGTGCCTCTGGCGGTTGTTTATGAGAACACGCATGTGCTGATCATGAACAAACCGGCAGGCATGCTGTCTCAGAAAGCGAGTGCGGATGATATATCTGCAAACGAATATATGATCAGCTACCTGATTCACAGCCGTCAGCTTTCCAGGGAGGACCTGCGGACATTCCGGCCGGGCGTGTGCAACCGTCTGGACCGCAACACGAGCGGCCTTTTGCTGGCAGGCAAGACGGTGACGGGACTGCAGGAAATGTCGCGCCTGTTGAAAGAGCGGACCATACAGAAGTATTATCTCTGCCTTGTACAGGGAGAGGTACGAAATGCAGAACATATCAGCGGGTATTTGCATAAAAATGAAAAATGTAATAAAGTAGAGATATATCAGACGCCGCGCCCGGGTGCATCCCGGATTGAGACGGCTTATGAACCTCTTAGATCCAATGGCAACGTCACTCTGCTGAAGGTGGAGCTCATTACCGGTAAAACGCATCAGATCCGCAGTCATCTCGCAGGATGCGGCCATGGGATCATAGGAGATGCCAAATACGGCGATTCCGTCTGGAATGAAAAGTATAGAAAAAAATATGGACTGCGCCACCAGCTTCTGCATGCGTGGAAACTCTGTTTTCCAAAGATGCAGGAACCTTTTGGGGATTTGAGCGGGCGGGTTGCAGAAGCCGAACTTCCGGATCTTTTTAAAAAGATATTGGATGAAGAACATCTTAAGGAGTAA
- the hisZ gene encoding ATP phosphoribosyltransferase regulatory subunit yields the protein MVQRMFHTPEGVRDVYNGECERKQFLQEKLHRMVHSYGYQDIETPTFEFFDVFSREVGTTPSKDLYKFFDREGNTLVLRPDFTPSVARAAAKYFLEDGMPVRLCYQGSTFINNSSYQGRLKESTEMGVELMGDASIDADAEILTLMVDLLKETGLSEFQISVGQVDFFKSLIEEAGMSDDTVARLRELISNKNHFGVEELISEQKLSMELERAFLRLPHMFGSVEIMEEAKNLTSNKKARAAIERLEKIYDILTLYGVEKYISFDLGMLSKYKYYTGIIFQGYTYGSGEPLVKGGRYNSLLEHFLRPAPAIGFALVMEQVMNALERQNIEIPVSSQKTMVVYPEHLRSAAVKMVRKDRSRGMKMACMVQDMDRTPDDYRTYAKKHGFDTIGYVKSEDTVSMEDLNTDRVQKVRI from the coding sequence ATGGTACAAAGAATGTTCCACACGCCGGAGGGCGTACGTGATGTTTACAATGGAGAATGTGAGAGAAAACAGTTTCTTCAGGAGAAACTGCACCGTATGGTCCATAGTTACGGATATCAGGATATCGAGACGCCGACGTTTGAATTCTTTGATGTATTCAGCAGGGAAGTGGGTACCACTCCTTCTAAAGATCTGTATAAATTTTTTGACCGCGAGGGAAATACGCTTGTCCTGCGTCCTGACTTTACGCCATCTGTAGCGAGGGCTGCTGCAAAGTACTTTCTGGAAGACGGCATGCCGGTGCGCCTCTGTTATCAGGGCAGCACGTTTATCAATAATTCCAGCTATCAGGGGCGGTTAAAGGAATCTACGGAGATGGGCGTGGAACTGATGGGCGATGCGTCGATTGACGCAGATGCAGAGATCCTCACACTGATGGTCGATCTGCTGAAAGAGACCGGTTTGTCGGAGTTTCAGATCAGCGTAGGACAGGTTGATTTCTTTAAGTCTCTCATCGAGGAAGCCGGGATGAGTGACGATACCGTCGCCCGCCTGCGGGAACTGATCTCCAATAAAAACCATTTCGGCGTGGAAGAGCTGATTTCCGAACAGAAGCTGAGCATGGAACTCGAGCGTGCATTTCTGCGTCTTCCGCACATGTTCGGCTCCGTGGAGATTATGGAAGAAGCGAAGAACCTGACGAGCAACAAAAAGGCACGTGCTGCGATTGAGCGCCTGGAAAAGATTTATGATATTTTAACACTATACGGTGTCGAAAAATACATTTCGTTTGATCTGGGGATGCTCAGCAAATATAAGTACTATACCGGTATCATTTTTCAGGGGTATACGTATGGTTCCGGTGAACCTCTCGTCAAGGGCGGCCGTTACAACAGTCTTCTGGAACATTTTCTGCGTCCGGCGCCTGCGATCGGTTTTGCGCTTGTGATGGAACAGGTGATGAATGCGCTGGAGCGTCAGAACATTGAGATTCCGGTATCCAGTCAGAAGACGATGGTCGTCTATCCGGAGCATCTGCGCAGTGCAGCGGTTAAAATGGTCAGGAAAGACAGGAGCCGGGGAATGAAGATGGCATGTATGGTGCAGGATATGGACAGGACGCCGGATGATTACCGCACCTATGCGAAAAAGCATGGATTTGATACCATTGGATACGTAAAGAGCGAAGATACGGTGAGTATGGAAGACCTGAACACGGACCGTGTACAGAAGGTACGTATATAG
- the lepB gene encoding signal peptidase I: MSKSMKNELWDYVKMIIFVVVFVLVVNNFLIINAKIPSESMENTIMTGDQIFGNRLAYLTHDPERYDIVIFKYPDNESKLFIKRIIGLPGETVTIRDGKVYINDSTEPLDDSFIPEPMEGDFGPYEVPEDSYFMLGDNRNWSKDSRFWNNTYVKRDAILGKAVLRYFPFNKIGFIE; the protein is encoded by the coding sequence ATGAGCAAATCTATGAAGAATGAACTCTGGGATTACGTGAAAATGATTATTTTTGTTGTCGTTTTCGTGCTGGTCGTCAATAATTTTCTGATCATCAACGCCAAGATCCCGTCGGAATCGATGGAGAATACGATTATGACAGGAGACCAGATCTTTGGAAACCGGCTGGCCTATCTCACCCACGACCCGGAGCGCTACGACATCGTGATCTTTAAATATCCGGACAATGAATCCAAGCTTTTTATCAAACGTATCATCGGGCTTCCGGGCGAGACTGTCACCATCAGGGACGGGAAGGTTTATATCAATGACAGTACCGAGCCGCTTGACGACAGCTTCATTCCGGAACCGATGGAAGGGGACTTCGGACCGTATGAGGTGCCGGAGGATTCGTATTTTATGCTGGGTGACAACCGCAACTGGTCGAAAGATTCCAGGTTCTGGAACAATACATACGTGAAACGGGACGCAATCCTGGGAAAAGCCGTTCTGCGTTACTTCCCGTTTAATAAAATCGGTTTTATCGAGTAG
- a CDS encoding HAD family hydrolase: MLKDKKAMLFDLDGTLVDSMWMWKDIDFEYLSSRGKELPDTLQHEIEGMSFTETAGYFKKRFGLKDSVDTIKEEWLFMARDKYLHETPLKDGVFEFIMDMQKKDIRMGIASSNSRELVEAILKVHRLEECFSSVHTCCDVKSGKPEPDIYLLVAGELDVDPRQCLVFEDIPAGIMAGKRAGMQTCAVWDAYSVSQDEQKKNLADYYIHTYRDILEGSYEVLNTCL; this comes from the coding sequence ATGTTAAAGGATAAAAAGGCAATGCTGTTCGATCTGGACGGCACGCTTGTGGATTCCATGTGGATGTGGAAGGATATTGATTTTGAGTATCTGAGCAGCCGCGGAAAGGAACTTCCGGACACACTGCAGCATGAAATAGAAGGGATGAGTTTCACTGAGACCGCCGGATACTTTAAGAAGAGGTTCGGCCTCAAGGATTCCGTTGATACGATCAAAGAAGAATGGCTTTTCATGGCGCGCGATAAATACCTGCACGAGACACCTCTGAAAGACGGGGTGTTTGAATTTATTATGGACATGCAAAAAAAAGATATCCGCATGGGAATCGCTTCCAGCAACAGCAGGGAGCTGGTTGAGGCGATTCTGAAGGTCCATCGGCTCGAGGAATGCTTTTCATCCGTTCATACGTGCTGTGATGTGAAAAGCGGAAAACCGGAGCCGGATATCTATCTGCTGGTGGCAGGAGAACTGGATGTGGACCCAAGGCAGTGCCTCGTGTTCGAGGATATACCGGCGGGTATTATGGCCGGGAAACGGGCAGGCATGCAGACGTGTGCGGTCTGGGACGCCTACAGCGTGAGCCAGGATGAACAGAAGAAGAATCTTGCGGATTACTATATCCATACATACCGGGACATTCTGGAAGGAAGTTACGAGGTGCTTAACACATGTCTGTAA
- the hisG gene encoding ATP phosphoribosyltransferase: MRYLTFALGKGRLARTTLELFEKIGITCEEMKDKDSRKLIFVNEELKLKFFLSKGPDVPTYVEYGAADIGIVGRDTILEEGRKLYEVMDLGFGKCRMCVCGPESALELLQHNQLIRVATKYPNIAKDYFYNKKHQTVEIIKLNGSIELAPIVGLSEVIVDIVETGSTLRENGLNVLEEVCPLSARMVVNQVSMKMENERITKIIRDLREVL, encoded by the coding sequence ATGAGATATTTGACGTTTGCGCTCGGCAAAGGAAGACTTGCCAGGACGACACTGGAGCTGTTTGAAAAAATCGGGATTACGTGTGAGGAAATGAAAGATAAAGATTCCAGGAAACTGATTTTTGTAAATGAAGAACTGAAACTGAAGTTTTTTCTCTCCAAAGGACCAGATGTCCCGACGTACGTGGAATATGGCGCGGCGGATATCGGAATTGTCGGAAGAGATACGATTTTGGAAGAGGGCCGAAAGCTGTATGAGGTAATGGATCTGGGCTTTGGGAAATGCAGAATGTGTGTCTGCGGCCCGGAATCTGCACTGGAACTGCTGCAGCACAATCAGCTGATCAGGGTTGCGACAAAGTATCCGAATATCGCAAAGGATTACTTTTATAATAAAAAGCACCAGACAGTTGAGATCATCAAGCTGAACGGCTCCATCGAGCTGGCGCCGATCGTCGGACTGTCTGAGGTCATCGTCGATATCGTCGAGACGGGATCTACGCTTCGGGAAAACGGTCTGAATGTTCTGGAGGAGGTATGTCCCCTGTCCGCCCGGATGGTGGTCAATCAGGTCAGCATGAAAATGGAAAATGAACGGATCACAAAGATTATCCGGGATCTGAGAGAGGTTCTTTGA
- the hisD gene encoding histidinol dehydrogenase — translation MRIVKLTEETTQDILVNMLKRSPSQYGAYEDTVKDILEDVKTRGDEAVFAYTEKFDHAKLTPDNVRVSEAEIEDAYHEVDADLITVIRKALLNIRAYHEKQKRTSWFDTQENGTLLGQKVTPLAVAGVYVPGGKAAYPSSVLMNIVPAKVAGVRKIIMTTPCGADGRVNPVVLAAAREAGVDEIYKIGGAQAIAAMAYGTQSIPKVDKIVGPGNIYVALAKKAVYGHVSIDSIAGPSEILVLADQKANPRYVAADLLSQAEHDELASAILITTSEELAQKVNEEVETFADGLSRKEIIRKSLDNFGYLLVAENTQQAIDAANQIASEHLEIMMEHPFEVMTKIQNAGAIFIGDYSSEPLGDYFAGPNHILPTNGTAKFFSPLSVDDFVKKSSIIYYGKEALEPVHRDIITFAESEQLTAHANSIRVRFEEES, via the coding sequence ATGAGGATTGTAAAACTAACAGAAGAAACGACGCAGGATATCCTGGTCAATATGCTGAAACGTTCTCCGTCGCAGTACGGCGCATATGAGGATACGGTTAAGGATATCCTGGAGGATGTGAAAACCAGAGGGGACGAAGCAGTATTTGCATATACGGAGAAATTTGACCATGCAAAACTGACACCGGACAATGTACGCGTCTCGGAGGCAGAGATCGAGGATGCTTATCATGAAGTGGATGCGGACCTGATCACCGTGATCAGGAAAGCACTGCTTAATATCAGAGCGTATCATGAAAAGCAGAAACGTACCAGCTGGTTTGACACGCAGGAGAACGGTACACTGCTGGGACAGAAAGTCACGCCTCTGGCTGTGGCGGGTGTCTATGTGCCGGGCGGAAAAGCGGCATATCCGTCCTCGGTGCTGATGAATATCGTTCCGGCGAAAGTAGCAGGTGTCAGGAAGATTATTATGACGACACCGTGCGGGGCAGACGGCAGGGTCAATCCGGTCGTTCTGGCGGCAGCAAGAGAAGCGGGAGTCGATGAGATCTATAAGATAGGAGGCGCTCAGGCGATCGCCGCTATGGCGTATGGGACGCAGAGCATTCCGAAAGTCGATAAGATCGTAGGACCCGGCAACATCTATGTCGCGCTGGCAAAAAAAGCTGTCTATGGACATGTCAGCATTGACTCCATCGCAGGACCGAGCGAGATCCTTGTGCTTGCAGATCAGAAGGCAAATCCCAGATACGTAGCGGCGGATCTGCTGTCCCAGGCGGAACATGACGAGCTGGCGTCGGCGATCCTGATCACAACCAGTGAAGAACTGGCTCAGAAGGTGAATGAAGAGGTGGAAACATTTGCAGACGGACTATCCAGAAAGGAAATCATACGAAAATCTCTGGACAATTTCGGCTACCTGCTGGTCGCTGAGAATACACAGCAGGCGATCGATGCGGCGAATCAGATCGCATCGGAGCACCTGGAGATTATGATGGAACATCCGTTTGAAGTGATGACGAAGATTCAGAATGCGGGTGCCATTTTTATCGGAGATTACAGCAGTGAGCCGCTTGGAGATTATTTTGCAGGACCGAACCATATCCTGCCGACGAACGGGACGGCAAAATTCTTTTCGCCTTTGTCTGTCGACGATTTTGTCAAGAAGTCCAGCATCATCTACTATGGAAAGGAAGCATTGGAACCGGTTCACCGGGATATTATCACGTTTGCCGAGTCAGAGCAGCTGACCGCACACGCAAATTCTATCCGTGTACGTTTTGAAGAAGAATCTTAA
- the hisB gene encoding imidazoleglycerol-phosphate dehydratase HisB encodes MTRKAVVKRNTKETQISMDLSIDGSGKARIETGIGFFDHMLDGFARHGLFDLKLETAGDLEVDCHHTVEDTGIVLGNAIREAVGDKKGIRRYGSMILPMDEALVLCAVDLCGRPYFSFDYDFKCDSVGDMDTEMVREFFYAVSYAGEMNLHLKVLDGQNTHHIIEALFKAFAKALDEAAMFDGRITDVMSTKGTL; translated from the coding sequence ATGACAAGAAAAGCCGTTGTGAAGAGAAACACGAAAGAAACTCAGATTTCCATGGATCTGTCGATTGACGGGAGCGGTAAGGCGAGGATAGAGACCGGCATTGGTTTTTTTGACCATATGCTGGACGGATTTGCGCGGCATGGACTTTTTGATTTGAAACTTGAGACGGCGGGTGATCTTGAGGTGGACTGCCATCACACGGTTGAGGATACAGGTATTGTACTGGGAAATGCTATCCGGGAGGCTGTCGGGGATAAAAAGGGGATCCGGCGCTATGGAAGCATGATCCTGCCGATGGACGAAGCACTTGTCCTCTGTGCGGTTGATCTGTGCGGCCGTCCGTATTTTTCTTTTGATTATGATTTTAAATGTGACAGTGTCGGAGATATGGATACGGAGATGGTACGGGAATTTTTCTATGCCGTGTCCTATGCGGGAGAGATGAATCTGCATCTGAAGGTGCTGGACGGACAGAACACGCATCACATCATCGAAGCGCTCTTCAAGGCATTTGCAAAGGCTCTTGACGAGGCTGCGATGTTTGACGGGCGGATCACGGACGTGATGTCAACAAAAGGTACTTTATAG
- a CDS encoding Holliday junction resolvase RecU, whose product MGTWNSRGLRGSTLEELINRTNEQYREKGLALIQKIPTPITPIKIDKEHRHITLAYFEKKSTVDYIGAVQGIPVCFDAKECAADTFPLANIHEHQVVFMEEFEKQGGIAFLILYFTGRNEFYYMRLREVLRFRERADGGGRKRFSYDELDREYFLNQKNGLLVSYLDGLQKDLLSRD is encoded by the coding sequence ATGGGAACATGGAATTCCAGAGGTCTTCGAGGTTCTACACTGGAAGAGCTGATAAACAGGACCAACGAACAGTATCGGGAAAAGGGGCTGGCGCTGATCCAGAAGATCCCGACTCCGATCACCCCCATTAAAATCGATAAGGAACACCGGCACATCACGCTTGCATATTTTGAGAAGAAGAGTACCGTCGACTATATCGGTGCAGTACAGGGAATCCCGGTCTGCTTTGATGCAAAGGAATGTGCGGCGGATACATTTCCGCTTGCGAATATCCATGAACATCAGGTTGTGTTCATGGAGGAATTCGAGAAACAGGGAGGTATCGCCTTTCTGATCCTGTATTTTACAGGACGAAACGAATTTTATTACATGCGTCTGCGTGAGGTGCTCCGGTTTCGGGAACGGGCAGATGGCGGCGGCAGGAAACGATTTTCCTATGATGAGCTCGACCGGGAATACTTTCTCAACCAGAAAAACGGGCTGCTCGTCTCCTATCTGGATGGGCTGCAGAAAGACCTTCTGTCCAGGGATTGA
- the hisIE gene encoding bifunctional phosphoribosyl-AMP cyclohydrolase/phosphoribosyl-ATP diphosphatase HisIE: MVPVIVQDYKTEEVLMLAYMNEEAFDTTLATGKMTYWSRSRDELWTKGLTSGHVQYVKSLTIDCDSDTILARVSQVGAACHTGNRTCFFRELVKKEYDDTNPLRVFQNVYDVIMDRKIHPKEGSYTNYLFDKGIDKILKKVGEECTEIVIAAKNPDKEEIKYEISDFLYHVMVLMAEKGVAWEDITAELAHRS; this comes from the coding sequence ATGGTGCCGGTCATTGTACAGGACTACAAAACAGAAGAGGTACTGATGCTCGCCTATATGAACGAAGAGGCGTTTGATACCACACTGGCAACAGGGAAAATGACATACTGGAGCCGCAGCAGAGACGAGCTCTGGACAAAAGGGCTGACCAGCGGACACGTACAGTATGTCAAGTCGCTGACAATCGACTGTGACAGTGATACGATCCTGGCCAGGGTTTCACAGGTGGGTGCCGCATGCCATACCGGGAACCGCACCTGTTTCTTCCGGGAACTCGTGAAGAAGGAATACGACGATACGAATCCGCTTCGTGTGTTCCAGAACGTCTATGATGTGATTATGGATCGGAAGATTCATCCGAAAGAAGGATCCTATACGAATTACCTCTTTGACAAGGGCATCGATAAGATACTGAAAAAAGTCGGCGAGGAGTGTACGGAGATCGTCATCGCCGCCAAAAACCCGGACAAAGAGGAGATCAAATACGAAATCTCAGATTTCCTGTACCACGTGATGGTGCTGATGGCTGAGAAAGGTGTTGCATGGGAAGACATAACCGCAGAGCTGGCACACCGGTCCTGA